One Mixta gaviniae genomic window carries:
- a CDS encoding DUF3131 domain-containing protein, translating into MSSLKEGLLGARSYLTILIGFLIAFSIVLWVERQMPTRVETTEGIILSKDFPPLPQARELTFDEAVWARVAWQYFINNTQLNGLVNAEDKQPWFSLWSSGSYLLATISARQLNIISTQEFDQRIAAALTTLSELPLLPSQLPASAWRADTLEPLGTESAPPVDVARLLVPLQILQWRYPQHAFAVSELLARWRLADLLQANAPQNATLPVTRWVMRDDDRRSSYGYRLYAAMMLRMINTPAGLAVSQPPDGIKMVEIDGVSVPDEGLRTPWGKQPSLMSLPYLLSGLELGFDARSGEIAWRIMQIQQQRTGESSRRPAISTDYAEQAPDFVNAQPGAQPLPRSEQTAADDTLPQASLTDRPLSSTRSAFSWYALFRNSWSEAQRQHMLPMLEPGRGWKAGFNPDNSVNAHIDADTNAVVLESLTYISHGQLLCLACLWSPADEAPAPNQRVNAE; encoded by the coding sequence ATGAGCAGCCTGAAAGAGGGTTTGTTGGGCGCGCGCAGCTATCTCACCATTCTGATCGGGTTTCTTATCGCCTTCTCTATCGTGCTGTGGGTAGAGCGGCAGATGCCGACGCGGGTGGAAACGACCGAAGGGATTATCCTGAGCAAGGATTTCCCGCCGCTGCCGCAGGCGCGCGAACTGACCTTTGACGAGGCGGTTTGGGCGCGCGTTGCCTGGCAATACTTTATCAATAACACCCAGCTGAACGGGCTGGTCAACGCCGAGGACAAGCAGCCCTGGTTCAGCCTCTGGAGCAGCGGCAGCTACCTGCTGGCGACCATCTCCGCGCGGCAGCTGAATATTATCTCTACCCAGGAGTTCGATCAGCGTATCGCCGCCGCCCTGACCACCTTAAGCGAGCTGCCGCTGCTGCCCAGCCAGCTGCCCGCCAGCGCCTGGCGCGCCGATACGCTGGAACCGTTGGGCACAGAGAGCGCGCCGCCGGTCGACGTGGCGCGCCTGCTGGTACCGCTACAGATCCTGCAGTGGCGCTATCCGCAGCACGCCTTCGCGGTCAGCGAGCTGCTGGCACGCTGGCGGCTGGCGGATCTGCTGCAGGCGAACGCGCCGCAAAACGCCACGCTGCCGGTGACCCGCTGGGTCATGCGTGATGACGACCGCCGCAGCAGCTACGGCTATCGCCTCTACGCCGCGATGATGCTGCGCATGATCAATACGCCCGCCGGGCTGGCCGTCAGCCAGCCGCCCGACGGCATTAAAATGGTCGAAATCGACGGCGTTTCGGTACCTGACGAAGGGCTGCGCACCCCGTGGGGCAAGCAGCCATCGCTGATGAGCCTGCCCTATCTGCTGAGCGGCCTGGAGCTGGGCTTCGACGCGCGCAGCGGCGAAATCGCCTGGCGCATTATGCAGATCCAGCAGCAGCGCACCGGCGAATCGTCGCGCCGTCCGGCGATCAGCACCGACTACGCCGAACAGGCGCCCGATTTCGTCAACGCGCAGCCAGGCGCACAGCCGCTGCCGCGCAGCGAGCAGACCGCGGCGGACGATACGCTGCCGCAGGCGTCGCTCACCGATCGTCCGCTTAGCTCCACCCGCTCCGCCTTCAGCTGGTACGCGCTGTTCCGCAATAGCTGGAGCGAGGCGCAGCGGCAGCACATGCTGCCGATGCTGGAGCCGGGGCGCGGCTGGAAAGCCGGTTTTAATCCTGACAACAGCGTCAATGCCCATATTGACGCCGATACCAACGCAGTGGTGCTGGAAAGCCTGACCTATATCTCTC
- a CDS encoding glycosyltransferase family 2 protein has protein sequence MDFYFSKFEHRRPPPPLRTPKTVQFLWQVLAVAGLILGANYIRWRWTSSLNMDALWYAIPLVLAETLAWIGTLLFTINLWREQDPQQLPPPDDINQCLPPAEQSDPRPVKVDLFIATYSEDVELVRLSIQDALKVTCPVAIDYRVHVLDDGRRPAMRAVCEEEGVNYITRDNNIGYKAGNLRNGLEQTDGDFLVICDADTRVFPTLLTHTLGYFRDPDVAWVQTPQWFFDLPEGERVPEKLRRRGGIIGYGAGRLLELIAGPLTVGRDPFFNDPRMFYDVILRRRNWANAAFCCGAASIHRREAIMQAALRSYVFSVEQEIGRFTRDIRDEETRDALSQAMRPHVIADTELTPYKFHVSEDIYTSIVLHGDSERRWRSVMHPGIESKMLSPQDLLTWMIQRFKYAAGSLDILFHDRLFSRKRFRLSLPQTLMYATTFWSYLACIWNTVFLISPLVYLFTGIPPVSAYSTPFYLHFLPFFIVSELAFMFGTWGISAWDGRASYLSFFSVNLRALNMVLKGERIKFDVTPKERQSGRFLYLVKPQIAIVALTLIGLIWGGIQVALGNVDDPSGFVINIFWGGVNIAAMMPMILAAMWTPPSQESAS, from the coding sequence ATGGACTTTTACTTCTCTAAATTCGAACATCGTCGCCCACCGCCGCCGCTGCGCACGCCGAAAACGGTGCAGTTTCTGTGGCAGGTGCTGGCCGTCGCCGGGCTGATCCTCGGCGCGAACTATATTCGCTGGCGCTGGACTTCATCGCTGAATATGGATGCGCTCTGGTATGCGATACCGCTGGTGCTGGCGGAGACGCTCGCCTGGATCGGCACGCTGCTGTTCACCATCAACCTCTGGCGTGAACAGGATCCGCAGCAGCTGCCGCCGCCCGACGATATCAATCAGTGCCTGCCGCCCGCCGAGCAGAGCGACCCGCGCCCGGTAAAGGTGGATCTGTTTATCGCCACCTATTCCGAAGATGTAGAGCTGGTGCGGCTATCGATTCAGGATGCGCTGAAGGTCACCTGCCCGGTAGCGATCGATTACCGTGTTCACGTGCTGGACGACGGCCGTCGGCCGGCGATGCGCGCGGTATGTGAAGAGGAAGGGGTTAACTACATCACGCGCGATAACAATATCGGTTATAAGGCGGGCAACCTGCGTAACGGTCTGGAGCAGACCGACGGCGATTTCCTGGTGATCTGCGACGCCGATACGCGCGTTTTTCCAACCCTGTTGACCCACACGCTCGGCTATTTCCGCGACCCGGATGTCGCCTGGGTGCAGACCCCACAGTGGTTTTTCGATCTGCCGGAAGGCGAGCGCGTGCCGGAGAAGCTGCGGCGGCGCGGCGGCATTATTGGCTACGGCGCCGGCCGCCTGCTGGAGCTGATCGCCGGCCCGTTGACCGTCGGCCGCGACCCCTTCTTCAACGATCCGCGCATGTTTTATGATGTGATCCTGCGCCGCCGTAACTGGGCCAACGCCGCCTTCTGCTGCGGCGCGGCGTCGATTCACCGGCGCGAGGCGATTATGCAGGCGGCGCTGCGTAGCTATGTCTTCAGCGTCGAGCAGGAGATCGGCCGCTTTACTCGTGATATTCGTGATGAAGAGACGCGCGACGCCTTAAGCCAGGCGATGCGTCCGCATGTGATCGCCGATACCGAGCTGACGCCCTACAAATTCCACGTTTCGGAAGATATCTACACCTCTATCGTGCTGCACGGCGACAGCGAACGGCGCTGGCGCTCGGTCATGCATCCCGGTATCGAATCGAAGATGCTGTCGCCGCAGGACCTGCTGACCTGGATGATCCAGCGCTTTAAGTATGCCGCCGGCTCGCTCGATATCCTGTTTCACGACCGCCTGTTCAGCCGTAAGCGTTTTCGTCTCAGCCTGCCGCAAACGCTGATGTACGCCACCACCTTCTGGTCCTATCTGGCCTGTATCTGGAATACGGTGTTTTTGATCTCGCCGCTGGTTTACCTGTTTACCGGCATTCCGCCCGTCTCTGCCTACTCCACGCCGTTCTACCTGCATTTTCTGCCGTTTTTTATCGTCTCGGAACTGGCGTTTATGTTCGGCACCTGGGGGATCTCCGCCTGGGATGGGCGCGCCTCTTATCTTTCCTTTTTCTCGGTCAATCTGCGCGCGCTGAATATGGTGCTGAAAGGCGAACGCATTAAGTTCGATGTTACGCCGAAAGAGCGTCAGAGCGGCCGTTTCCTCTATCTGGTGAAGCCGCAGATCGCCATCGTGGCGCTGACGCTGATCGGGCTTATCTGGGGCGGCATTCAGGTGGCGCTCGGTAACGTCGACGACCCGTCCGGCTTTGTGATCAATATTTTCTGGGGCGGCGTGAATATCGCCGCAATGATGCCGATGATTCTGGCCGCCATGTGGACGCCGCCGTCACAGGAGAGCGCATCATGA